A region from the Beduinella massiliensis genome encodes:
- the hemW gene encoding radical SAM family heme chaperone HemW: protein MDIGLYIHIPFCVKKCAYCDFASYPGMLSHAQTYMEALSLELRAQAERFPACRARTVFLGGGTPTLLSGAQVGALLDAARSCFPFAADAEITMEGNPGTLTAESLAAYRAAGVNRLSLGMQAAQDGLLKTLGRIHRLHDVQEGVRMARAAGFENINLDLIYGLPGQTKTDWQETLERALDLSPKHLSCYALIVEEGTRLAISLSEGNLPPLPDEDAEREMYEAAIRAAKRAGLCQYELSNFARPGFECRHNLVYWTCAPYLGVGLAAHSYMEERRFGNTAHMGTYLSAVRAGESPQDSCESLTVKDRMFERAMLGLRLTRGMDGSRFARDFHVTPQACWGEKLTRLIDAGLLIWEGDFLRLTRRGMDVQNAVLVELMDFEAPKSGF, encoded by the coding sequence ATGGACATCGGGCTTTACATCCACATCCCCTTTTGCGTGAAGAAGTGCGCCTACTGTGACTTCGCCTCCTACCCGGGGATGCTTTCCCACGCGCAGACGTACATGGAAGCGCTCTCGCTCGAGCTTCGCGCTCAGGCGGAGCGCTTTCCCGCATGCAGGGCGAGGACGGTCTTCCTCGGCGGGGGCACGCCCACGCTGCTTTCGGGCGCGCAGGTCGGGGCACTGCTGGACGCCGCGCGCTCGTGCTTTCCCTTTGCCGCGGACGCGGAGATCACGATGGAGGGGAACCCCGGCACGCTGACGGCAGAAAGCCTGGCGGCCTACCGCGCGGCGGGCGTGAACCGCCTGTCGCTGGGCATGCAGGCCGCGCAGGACGGGCTTTTAAAGACGCTGGGACGCATCCATCGCCTGCATGACGTGCAGGAGGGCGTTCGCATGGCGCGCGCTGCGGGCTTTGAAAACATCAACCTCGACCTCATCTACGGCCTGCCGGGGCAGACGAAGACGGACTGGCAGGAGACGCTCGAGCGGGCGCTCGACCTTTCGCCTAAGCACCTTTCCTGCTACGCGCTGATCGTGGAGGAGGGCACGCGCCTGGCCATTTCCCTTTCGGAAGGGAACCTTCCGCCCCTGCCGGACGAGGACGCGGAGCGGGAGATGTACGAAGCGGCGATTCGGGCCGCGAAGCGGGCTGGACTTTGCCAATACGAGCTTTCCAACTTTGCGCGGCCGGGCTTTGAATGCCGGCACAATCTGGTCTATTGGACGTGCGCGCCGTACCTGGGCGTGGGGCTCGCGGCGCACAGCTACATGGAAGAGCGCCGTTTTGGCAATACTGCCCACATGGGCACGTACCTTTCCGCCGTCCGCGCCGGGGAGAGCCCGCAGGATTCCTGCGAGTCGCTTACGGTAAAGGATCGCATGTTCGAGCGGGCGATGCTGGGCCTGCGCCTCACGCGCGGCATGGACGGCTCGCGCTTTGCGCGCGACTTTCACGTGACGCCGCAGGCGTGCTGGGGCGAGAAGCTGACGCGCCTCATAGACGCGGGGCTGCTCATCTGGGAAGGGGATTTTTTGCGCTTGACGCGCCGCGGCATGGACGTGCAGAACGCCGTGCTGGTGGAACTGATGGACTTTGAAGCACCCAAAAGCGGTTTTTAA